The proteins below are encoded in one region of Streptomyces cyanogenus:
- a CDS encoding LAGLIDADG family homing endonuclease, producing the protein MVDSTWVLTGDGARRVKDLVGIPFTAVLDGKPYGTLSNGFVRTGTEDVVKLRTSEGHEVRLTAGHKVLTYIPKTSRYAKDAREEWVAAGDLGPGTLVRLSDNLGASWAGRGTEGQGYVLGNLVGDGTFHTYGGYGAVAFWDTDPGFESVRDYLYEQVVKLGARSDFKGWHRVSQSDQYRLKTTGIRDLAATFGIAQGRKTVTPEVERASSGFYRGFLRGLFDADGHIEGASTAGGVSIRLTSIDLPALQAVQRMLARLGVRSAIRNLKDEQVHDWGERGGEYLSQRSYRLIIAGANASRHMQVVGFLNSAKTRKWEALTSHMRRGFYKKPYTASVECVEPDGREDVYDVTVADVHAFDGNGIVLHTC; encoded by the coding sequence GTGGTGGATTCGACGTGGGTCCTCACCGGTGACGGCGCGCGCCGGGTGAAGGACCTTGTCGGTATCCCCTTCACCGCCGTTCTGGACGGCAAGCCTTACGGGACTCTGTCGAACGGGTTCGTCAGGACCGGTACCGAGGACGTGGTGAAGTTGCGGACCTCCGAGGGCCATGAGGTCCGGCTGACCGCCGGACACAAGGTTCTGACGTACATCCCGAAGACGAGCCGCTATGCGAAGGACGCCCGCGAAGAGTGGGTCGCGGCCGGCGACCTCGGGCCCGGCACCCTCGTCCGCCTGAGCGACAACCTCGGCGCGAGCTGGGCCGGCCGTGGCACCGAGGGGCAGGGCTACGTGCTCGGCAACCTCGTCGGTGACGGGACCTTCCACACCTACGGGGGCTACGGGGCCGTCGCCTTCTGGGACACGGACCCCGGCTTCGAGTCGGTTCGTGACTACCTCTACGAGCAGGTGGTGAAGCTGGGCGCACGCTCCGACTTCAAAGGCTGGCACCGAGTCAGCCAGAGCGACCAGTACCGCCTGAAGACAACCGGCATCCGTGACCTCGCCGCCACCTTCGGCATCGCCCAAGGGCGCAAGACGGTCACGCCCGAAGTCGAGCGAGCTTCGTCCGGCTTCTACCGGGGCTTCCTGCGCGGGCTGTTCGATGCGGACGGGCACATCGAGGGTGCCTCCACCGCCGGTGGCGTGAGCATCCGCCTCACGTCCATCGACCTCCCCGCCCTCCAGGCGGTGCAGCGGATGCTCGCCCGCCTCGGTGTCCGTTCCGCCATCCGGAACCTCAAGGACGAGCAGGTGCACGACTGGGGCGAGCGCGGTGGCGAGTACCTCTCGCAGCGCAGCTACCGACTGATCATCGCGGGCGCGAACGCATCCCGCCACATGCAGGTGGTCGGCTTCCTCAACTCGGCCAAGACCCGGAAGTGGGAAGCCCTCACAAGCCACATGCGGCGTGGCTTCTACAAGAAGCCGTACACGGCGTCCGTGGAATGCGTCGAACCGGACGGACGCGAAGACGTCTACGACGTGACCGTGGCCGACGTCCACGCCTTCGACGGCAACGGCATCGTGTTGCACACCTGCTAG
- a CDS encoding DUF402 domain-containing protein, protein MTERFSPGQVVVRRELLDNRPWITYPVRVVEDGEDLLALYLAQGTPMTFGSGPFSWGPHPWQAVADTWQSPGVLQLQRPGDLYAVWVFWNDDRSRHDWYVNFQRPFRRTTLGIDTLDLELDIRVPGDGGAYRWKDVDHFESRAAAGGFAEGEADRVREAARELTLALDRGEAWWDPAWSRWHPDTAWTVPERVPEALTESARPVEAGRS, encoded by the coding sequence ATGACAGAACGCTTCTCCCCCGGACAGGTCGTCGTCCGCCGCGAGTTGCTCGACAACCGGCCGTGGATCACCTATCCGGTGCGCGTGGTGGAGGACGGCGAGGACCTGTTGGCGCTATACCTGGCGCAGGGCACGCCCATGACCTTCGGCTCGGGCCCGTTCTCCTGGGGGCCCCACCCCTGGCAGGCCGTCGCGGACACCTGGCAGTCGCCCGGGGTGCTGCAGTTGCAGCGGCCCGGCGACCTGTACGCGGTCTGGGTCTTCTGGAACGACGACCGCTCCCGTCATGACTGGTACGTCAACTTCCAGCGGCCGTTCCGCAGGACGACGCTCGGGATCGACACCCTCGACCTGGAACTCGACATCCGGGTGCCCGGCGACGGCGGCGCCTACCGCTGGAAGGACGTCGACCACTTCGAGAGCCGGGCGGCGGCGGGCGGCTTCGCCGAGGGTGAGGCCGACCGGGTCCGCGAGGCGGCACGCGAGCTGACGCTCGCCCTCGACCGAGGCGAGGCCTGGTGGGACCCGGCCTGGTCCCGGTGGCACCCGGACACGGCCTGGACGGTTCCGGAACGCGTACCGGAGGCTCTGACCGAGTCGGCGCGCCCCGTCGAGGCCGGTCGGAGCTGA
- a CDS encoding DUF1266 domain-containing protein gives MIAEAETGDVGVFGGRKRAARGERYAGEGPAEERYVVGELDDHDEALPRIPTPAQPGTWQAPDALEQHLYELLTRHAATEWEDEEAAEEARGDMTLAYLEALAGDLVYVPFRREDTSPDPGRRTFHVHDTPVGRLVAVYTRGVLPRPHPHFVFEAYTLRDLADDLPRDVDGIAVNSQTPCPMLMSADAEERQVWRALHNEHWDEDGRAERLVALRAGAPPLGPLLHGLALGAHMCFVNGEAWNNPHYHGLGLSIEHERLAKWWGVTDRAGWQETQRRLLAREVTPWYWEYVLDTRTALAHRYTDGRLQAVDATAWRECVESTLRERAAQQPDEIGPDWEEFVGHVVGLVGKVLRYEGRFRADGLLAADAAVRSVAAWDLGRASMMARWGYGSRFATRAEMREAVVEASEAAQSAHTSWQDFSAGYALGRCLHFDDEEFGGWYQEMLAAHRTLATHPDSPWHTVPFHVPRGAALGG, from the coding sequence ATGATCGCGGAAGCGGAAACGGGGGACGTCGGGGTGTTCGGAGGCCGGAAGCGGGCGGCTCGGGGTGAGCGGTACGCGGGGGAGGGGCCGGCGGAGGAGCGGTACGTCGTCGGTGAACTGGACGATCACGACGAGGCGCTGCCGCGCATCCCCACGCCCGCGCAGCCCGGCACCTGGCAGGCGCCGGACGCGCTCGAACAGCACCTGTACGAGCTGCTGACCCGCCATGCCGCGACCGAGTGGGAGGACGAGGAGGCCGCGGAAGAGGCCCGGGGCGACATGACCCTCGCCTACCTGGAGGCGCTCGCCGGCGACCTCGTGTACGTGCCGTTCCGCCGCGAGGACACCTCGCCCGATCCCGGCCGGCGCACCTTCCACGTCCACGACACCCCCGTCGGGCGCCTCGTCGCCGTCTACACCCGGGGCGTGCTCCCGCGCCCGCACCCGCACTTCGTCTTCGAGGCGTACACCCTGCGCGACCTGGCCGACGACCTGCCCCGTGACGTCGACGGCATTGCGGTGAACAGCCAGACCCCGTGCCCGATGCTCATGTCGGCCGACGCGGAGGAGCGTCAGGTGTGGCGGGCGCTGCACAACGAGCACTGGGACGAGGACGGCCGCGCCGAACGGCTCGTCGCCCTGCGCGCCGGCGCACCGCCCCTCGGCCCGCTGCTGCACGGCCTGGCCCTCGGTGCCCACATGTGCTTCGTCAACGGCGAGGCCTGGAACAACCCGCACTACCACGGGCTGGGCCTGTCCATCGAGCACGAGCGGCTCGCCAAGTGGTGGGGCGTCACCGACCGGGCCGGATGGCAGGAGACGCAGCGGCGGCTCCTCGCCCGCGAGGTCACCCCCTGGTACTGGGAGTACGTCCTCGACACGCGCACCGCCCTCGCCCACCGGTACACGGACGGCCGGCTGCAGGCCGTCGACGCCACCGCGTGGCGCGAGTGCGTGGAGAGCACGCTGCGGGAGCGTGCCGCGCAGCAGCCGGACGAGATCGGCCCGGACTGGGAGGAGTTCGTCGGGCATGTCGTCGGCCTGGTCGGCAAGGTGCTCCGCTACGAGGGCAGGTTCCGCGCCGACGGCCTGCTCGCGGCGGACGCCGCGGTGCGCTCGGTCGCAGCCTGGGACCTCGGCCGCGCCTCGATGATGGCCCGATGGGGCTACGGCTCACGGTTCGCCACCCGCGCCGAGATGCGGGAGGCGGTCGTCGAGGCGAGCGAGGCCGCGCAGAGCGCCCACACCTCGTGGCAGGACTTCTCCGCCGGTTACGCGCTGGGCCGCTGCCTGCACTTCGACGACGAGGAGTTCGGCGGCTGGTACCAGGAGATGCTCGCCGCCCACCGGACCCTGGCCACCCACCCGGACAGCCCCTGGCACACCGTCCCGTTCCACGTGCCCCGGGGAGCGGCGCTGGGAGGCTGA
- a CDS encoding serpin family protein encodes MRVATGPDGRLGDTAVRAVNGLTARWAHAVHEGTVFSAPGVWPLLAFLADGAAGPARAELAGALGVPAEQAAGAARELLAGLASVSGLDAALGLWTYHGLPLREEWRAGLPAGTHGVFGDDLVTAQERLDAWAAERTGGLVERMPVTLTRDARMVLATAFALRTEWRQPFTERPLRPGTGPWQGRTLRGLHRRSVRPDRVGVTGTPDGFVTALTVPGDNGVDVHLVLGEERMTPGQVLAAGVGIVERGLPLTGGGALPHGHVGPGLHVEQQPATTPEPRTLDVTTVAYEVRADHDLLAPAALFGLATATDTEAGHFPGISPSPLAVGEARQSAVAQFGALGFRAAAVTAAMPVAAGAVPQYRYETTVVRAAFDRPFAFLAADRESRLVLAAGWVTEPAPYPVTGFAATVPPAP; translated from the coding sequence ATGCGGGTGGCGACCGGGCCGGACGGCCGGCTGGGCGATACGGCCGTCCGCGCGGTGAACGGACTCACCGCGCGGTGGGCGCACGCGGTGCACGAGGGCACGGTGTTCTCGGCGCCGGGCGTCTGGCCCCTGCTGGCCTTCCTGGCCGACGGTGCGGCCGGCCCGGCGCGTGCGGAACTGGCCGGCGCCCTGGGCGTGCCGGCCGAACAGGCGGCCGGTGCCGCGCGGGAGCTGCTGGCGGGGCTGGCGTCGGTGTCCGGCCTGGACGCGGCGCTCGGCCTGTGGACGTACCACGGACTGCCGCTGCGCGAGGAGTGGCGGGCCGGGCTGCCCGCCGGCACCCACGGAGTCTTCGGGGACGACCTCGTCACCGCCCAGGAGCGGCTGGACGCCTGGGCGGCCGAGCGGACCGGCGGGCTGGTCGAGCGCATGCCCGTGACGCTGACCCGGGACGCGCGGATGGTGCTGGCCACCGCCTTCGCGCTGCGCACGGAGTGGCGGCAGCCCTTCACCGAGCGGCCGCTGCGGCCCGGCACCGGCCCCTGGCAGGGCCGCACCCTGCGCGGCCTGCACCGGCGCAGCGTGCGGCCGGACCGGGTGGGGGTGACGGGCACCCCGGACGGCTTCGTCACCGCGCTGACGGTGCCGGGGGACAACGGCGTCGACGTCCACCTGGTCCTCGGCGAGGAGCGCATGACGCCGGGTCAGGTGCTGGCGGCCGGTGTGGGGATCGTGGAGCGCGGCCTGCCGCTGACCGGGGGCGGCGCGCTGCCGCACGGGCACGTGGGCCCCGGTCTGCACGTGGAGCAGCAGCCGGCCACCACGCCGGAGCCGAGAACGCTGGACGTGACGACGGTGGCGTACGAGGTGCGGGCCGACCACGACCTGCTGGCGCCGGCGGCCCTCTTCGGCCTCGCGACGGCGACGGACACCGAGGCGGGCCATTTCCCGGGGATCAGCCCCTCTCCGCTGGCCGTCGGGGAGGCCCGCCAGTCGGCCGTGGCCCAGTTCGGCGCGCTCGGCTTCCGCGCGGCGGCGGTGACGGCGGCCATGCCGGTGGCGGCCGGCGCCGTCCCGCAGTACCGCTACGAGACGACGGTCGTCCGGGCCGCCTTCGACCGCCCCTTCGCCTTCCTCGCCGCCGACCGCGAGTCCCGCCTGGTACTGGCGGCGGGCTGGGTGACGGAACCGGCGCCGTACCCGGTCACGGGCTTTGCGGCCACCGTGCCGCCGGCACCCTGA
- a CDS encoding GntR family transcriptional regulator, translated as MTFGEQPAYLRVAGDLRKKIVDGSLPPHTRLPSQARIREEYGVSDTVALEARKVLMAEGLVEGRSGSGTYVRERPVPRRIARSGYRPTSGATPFRQEQADASVRGTWESSSEQAEAGAAIAERLAIRTGDRVMRTKYLFREAGEPMMLSTSWEPLAVTGRTPVMLPEEGPLGGMGVVERMRAIDVIVDNVTEEVGARPGLAEELHLLGGVPGHVVLVVQRTYFASGRPVETADVVIPADRYRVAYHLPVK; from the coding sequence GTGACTTTCGGTGAGCAGCCGGCGTACCTGCGTGTCGCGGGTGATCTCCGCAAGAAGATCGTCGACGGTTCACTCCCGCCCCATACCCGCCTCCCCTCCCAGGCGCGCATCCGCGAGGAGTACGGCGTCTCGGACACGGTCGCCCTGGAGGCCCGCAAGGTGCTGATGGCCGAGGGGCTGGTGGAGGGCCGCTCCGGCTCGGGGACCTACGTGCGCGAGCGGCCCGTGCCCCGCCGGATCGCCCGTTCCGGATACCGGCCGACGAGCGGCGCCACCCCGTTCCGGCAGGAGCAGGCCGACGCCTCGGTGCGCGGCACCTGGGAGTCCAGCAGCGAGCAGGCCGAGGCCGGGGCGGCCATCGCCGAGCGGCTCGCGATCCGGACCGGCGACCGGGTCATGCGCACCAAGTACCTGTTCCGGGAGGCCGGCGAGCCGATGATGCTCTCCACCTCCTGGGAGCCCCTCGCCGTCACCGGCCGCACCCCGGTGATGCTGCCCGAGGAGGGGCCGCTCGGCGGGATGGGCGTGGTCGAGCGCATGCGGGCCATCGACGTCATCGTGGACAACGTCACCGAGGAGGTCGGCGCCCGCCCCGGCCTCGCCGAGGAACTGCACCTGCTCGGCGGCGTCCCCGGACATGTGGTCCTGGTCGTCCAGCGCACCTACTTCGCCTCGGGCCGCCCGGTGGAGACCGCCGACGTGGTCATCCCGGCCGACCGCTACCGGGTCGCCTACCACCTGCCCGTGAAGTAA
- a CDS encoding SPOR domain-containing protein, which produces MSEGTVSLPWIVIRQDDNGNRYRVGRYATRAEAQKIADSLDDRGHKQLYWVERIGQNGDSTRN; this is translated from the coding sequence ATGAGTGAGGGCACGGTCTCCCTCCCCTGGATCGTGATACGGCAGGACGACAACGGCAATCGCTACCGCGTCGGCCGCTACGCGACCCGCGCGGAGGCGCAGAAGATCGCCGACAGCCTCGACGACCGGGGGCACAAGCAGCTCTACTGGGTCGAGCGCATCGGCCAGAACGGGGACAGCACGCGCAACTGA
- a CDS encoding (deoxy)nucleoside triphosphate pyrophosphohydrolase has translation MTRTTPEAERIVVVGAALLDDGRLLAARRSAPADLAGRWELPGGKVEAGERPEDALVRELREELGVDAEPVGRVPGQWPLRTPYVLQVWTARLRPGSPAPSPLQDHDELRWLTPAELWDVPWLDQDVPAVREVSARWGAGLS, from the coding sequence ATGACGCGCACGACTCCCGAAGCGGAACGGATCGTGGTGGTGGGAGCCGCCCTCCTCGACGACGGCCGGCTGCTCGCCGCACGCCGCAGTGCCCCCGCCGACCTGGCCGGGCGCTGGGAACTTCCCGGCGGCAAGGTCGAGGCCGGGGAGCGGCCCGAGGACGCCCTGGTGCGCGAACTCCGCGAGGAGCTGGGCGTCGACGCCGAGCCGGTCGGGCGGGTGCCGGGGCAGTGGCCGCTGCGGACGCCGTACGTCCTCCAGGTGTGGACCGCCCGCCTGCGCCCGGGCTCGCCCGCGCCCAGCCCCCTCCAGGACCATGACGAGCTGCGCTGGCTGACCCCGGCCGAGCTCTGGGACGTACCGTGGCTGGACCAGGACGTGCCGGCGGTGCGGGAGGTCTCTGCCCGATGGGGCGCGGGGCTGTCCTGA
- a CDS encoding ATP-binding protein — protein MGGLAWEVIGVIDTDGDCAEWTFSAEPGAVRSARAAVRGQLHGWGLDCLADLAALLVSELVTNSLRHATGPIGVRLVRPAEPAGTLRVEVSDPLPDPPRERIAQPEDESGRGLQLVAGSSRRWGTRPGAGGKTVWFELAVPG, from the coding sequence GTGGGCGGGCTGGCCTGGGAAGTGATCGGCGTGATCGACACCGATGGCGACTGCGCCGAGTGGACCTTTTCCGCGGAACCGGGCGCCGTGCGCAGCGCCCGCGCGGCGGTCCGGGGCCAGTTGCACGGCTGGGGCCTGGACTGCCTCGCCGACCTCGCCGCACTGCTGGTGAGCGAGCTGGTCACCAACTCCCTGCGGCATGCCACCGGCCCCATCGGGGTACGGCTGGTCCGCCCCGCCGAACCCGCAGGCACCCTGCGTGTGGAGGTCTCCGACCCGCTCCCCGACCCGCCGCGGGAGCGGATCGCGCAGCCCGAGGACGAGAGCGGACGCGGCCTCCAGCTGGTCGCGGGCTCCTCGCGGCGCTGGGGCACCCGGCCCGGCGCCGGCGGGAAGACCGTCTGGTTCGAACTCGCGGTACCCGGGTGA